Proteins encoded by one window of Jatrophihabitans sp.:
- the glgX gene encoding glycogen debranching protein GlgX, producing the protein MEQAPDLRQGLAHRLDCAASELVAWPGQPFPLGASWDGEGTNFSIWSPTATRAEVCLFVEGVETRVRLAERTFHIWHGYLPGVNPGQRYGFRLDGRHQPATGELHNPAKLLIDPYARAIEGDFIDDVACYGDNDLDSAPFVPRSVVVLDGFPWGADPRPDTAWEDTIIYELHVKGFTARHPGIPADLRGTYAGLGHPAAISYLKDLGVTAVELLPIHHFVNEPALQRRGAKNYWGYNSIGFFAPHAAYATHTGRLGGNQVREFKAMVRAMHAAGIEVILDVVYNHTGEATPDGPMLSFRGIDNRAYYRVDPANPARYLDYTGCGNTLDVRTPAVLQLVMDSLRYWVTEMHVDGFRFDLASALARSLHDVDKLSSFFDTIHQDPVISQVKLIAEPWDLGDGGYQVGQFPPLWTEWNGKYRDTVRDFWSHGSGGVRDLAFRLTGSSDLYADDGRLPFASINFVTAHDGFTMRDLASYERKHNEGNGEGNADGTDDNRSINFGVEGETDDPVVNELRRKQVRNLLTTLLLSTGAPMLVAGDERYRTQGGNNNAYVQDNDVSWLDWQDTEASADLLALTRRLIALRRASPVLRQRAFFEGRAVNADGCKDLAWFHPTGRELGSGDWFDRGLRTIGMYLDGRGLRHRGRRGEVISDQSYLLLLHSGEQPVRFTLPGLPWADRYQVVIDTAQAGGLSCAEPVDGGAEITVPGRSVLLLRADRD; encoded by the coding sequence ATGGAACAAGCACCCGACCTCAGGCAGGGCCTGGCCCACCGGCTCGACTGCGCCGCGAGCGAACTGGTGGCGTGGCCGGGTCAGCCGTTTCCGCTCGGCGCCAGCTGGGACGGCGAAGGCACCAACTTCAGCATCTGGTCACCGACGGCCACCCGCGCCGAGGTGTGCCTGTTCGTCGAGGGAGTCGAGACCCGCGTGCGGTTGGCGGAGCGAACCTTCCACATCTGGCACGGCTACCTGCCGGGAGTCAATCCCGGCCAGCGGTACGGCTTCCGGCTCGACGGCCGCCACCAACCGGCCACGGGCGAGCTGCACAATCCCGCCAAGCTGTTGATCGACCCCTACGCCCGAGCTATCGAAGGTGACTTCATCGACGACGTCGCCTGCTACGGCGACAACGACCTCGACTCGGCGCCCTTCGTCCCACGGTCGGTGGTGGTCCTGGACGGATTTCCCTGGGGGGCCGATCCCCGGCCTGACACGGCATGGGAAGACACGATCATCTACGAGCTGCACGTCAAGGGTTTCACCGCCCGCCACCCGGGCATCCCCGCCGACCTGCGCGGCACCTATGCCGGCCTCGGCCACCCGGCAGCCATCTCCTACCTCAAGGACCTGGGCGTCACCGCCGTCGAGCTGCTGCCGATCCACCACTTCGTCAACGAGCCGGCGCTGCAGCGCCGGGGCGCCAAGAACTACTGGGGTTACAACTCGATCGGCTTCTTCGCCCCGCACGCCGCCTACGCCACCCACACCGGCCGGCTCGGCGGCAACCAGGTGCGGGAGTTCAAGGCGATGGTCCGGGCCATGCACGCCGCCGGCATCGAGGTGATCCTCGACGTCGTCTACAACCACACCGGCGAGGCCACCCCGGACGGCCCGATGCTGTCCTTCCGGGGAATCGACAACCGCGCCTACTACCGGGTGGACCCGGCCAACCCGGCCAGGTACCTGGACTACACCGGCTGCGGCAACACCCTGGACGTCCGGACCCCGGCCGTGCTGCAACTGGTGATGGACTCGCTGCGCTACTGGGTCACCGAGATGCACGTCGACGGCTTCCGCTTCGACCTGGCCTCGGCGCTGGCCCGGTCACTGCACGACGTCGACAAGCTCTCCTCGTTCTTCGACACCATCCACCAGGACCCGGTGATCAGCCAGGTCAAGCTCATCGCCGAGCCGTGGGACCTCGGCGATGGCGGGTACCAGGTGGGGCAGTTCCCGCCGCTGTGGACCGAGTGGAACGGCAAGTACCGCGACACGGTGCGTGACTTCTGGTCACACGGCAGCGGCGGGGTCCGCGATCTGGCCTTTCGGCTCACCGGGTCCTCAGACCTCTACGCCGACGACGGCCGGCTGCCGTTCGCCTCGATCAACTTCGTGACCGCCCATGACGGGTTCACGATGCGCGACCTGGCCAGCTACGAGCGCAAGCACAACGAGGGCAACGGCGAGGGCAACGCCGACGGCACCGACGACAACCGCTCGATCAACTTCGGGGTCGAGGGCGAGACCGATGACCCGGTGGTCAACGAGCTGCGCCGCAAGCAGGTCCGCAACCTGCTCACCACGCTGCTGCTCTCCACCGGCGCGCCGATGCTGGTGGCCGGCGACGAGCGCTACCGGACCCAGGGCGGAAACAACAACGCCTACGTGCAGGACAACGACGTCTCGTGGTTGGACTGGCAGGACACCGAGGCCAGCGCTGACCTGTTGGCGCTGACGCGACGCCTGATCGCCCTTCGCAGGGCCTCACCGGTGCTGCGCCAGCGAGCTTTCTTCGAGGGCCGGGCGGTCAACGCCGACGGCTGCAAGGATCTCGCCTGGTTCCACCCCACCGGTCGGGAGCTCGGCAGCGGCGACTGGTTCGACCGCGGTCTGCGGACCATCGGCATGTACCTCGACGGTCGCGGCCTGCGCCACCGCGGGCGACGTGGCGAGGTCATCTCCGACCAGTCCTACCTGTTGCTGCTGCACTCCGGCGAGCAGCCGGTGCGCTTCACCCTGCCGGGCCTGCCCTGGGCCGATCGCTACCAGGTGGTGATCGACACCGCCCAGGCCGGCGGCCTGTCCTGCGCCGAGCCGGTCGACGGCGGCGCCGAGATCACGGTCCCCGGACGTTCGGTGCTGCTGCTGCGCGCCGACCGCGACTGA
- a CDS encoding carbamoyltransferase, producing the protein MSELILGVSAYYHDSAAALVSDGLPVAAAQEERFTRRRHDPAFPAKAIQYCLDEAGAKLDDVAAVVYYENPKLKVGRVRATYLAAAPFGSSSFAASVGGWLGDKRSVGATLRRELKALDLGAIPPVQCRQHHESHAASAFLPSPYESAAVLCIDGVGEWATTTMWHGRADGSLKPLTEIRFPHSLGLLYSAFTYFCGFKVDSGEYKLMGLAPYGTPRFADVIRRELIDIKADGSFRLNMKYFEYLKGEVMTGPAMERLFGIRRRLPEAQLTEEQFDLAASIQQVTEEVVLKLGRTARRLTGESRLCLAGGVALNCVANGKLAEAGVFDEIWIQPAAGDAGGALGAAMLTAIERGASRPLDPAGRDAMSGSLLGPSYSDERIASFLTSRHIPFQRYEDGELATRTAELLAQDKVIGWFQGRMEFGPRALGARSILGDARSPEMQSTMNLKIKFRESFRPFAPAVLAERAGEYFGLTQPSPYMLLVTGIQPQQRIAETGAVANGLDRLKQHRSTVPAVTHVDYSARVQTVEDDGVNPPFFRLLSEFDRITGSPVLVNTSFNVRGEPIVNTPEEAYTCFMRTNIDYLVLGNHVLAKQDQPAWSEEVDWRESLPLD; encoded by the coding sequence ATGTCTGAGCTTATTCTCGGCGTGTCTGCCTATTACCACGACAGCGCGGCAGCGCTGGTCAGTGACGGCCTGCCGGTGGCCGCTGCTCAGGAGGAGCGGTTCACCCGCCGGCGTCATGATCCGGCCTTTCCGGCGAAGGCGATCCAGTACTGCCTCGACGAGGCGGGAGCCAAGCTCGACGACGTCGCCGCCGTCGTGTACTACGAGAACCCGAAGCTGAAGGTCGGCAGGGTTCGGGCCACCTACCTGGCCGCGGCGCCGTTCGGGTCCAGCTCGTTCGCCGCCAGCGTGGGTGGCTGGTTGGGCGACAAGCGCTCGGTGGGAGCGACGCTGCGTCGTGAGCTCAAGGCCCTGGACCTGGGCGCGATCCCGCCGGTGCAGTGCCGTCAGCACCATGAGTCCCATGCCGCCTCGGCGTTCCTGCCGAGTCCGTACGAGTCGGCCGCGGTGCTGTGCATCGACGGCGTGGGCGAGTGGGCCACCACCACGATGTGGCACGGCCGGGCCGACGGCAGCCTGAAGCCGCTGACCGAGATCCGCTTCCCGCACTCGCTGGGGCTGCTGTACTCGGCGTTCACCTACTTCTGCGGATTCAAGGTGGATTCAGGCGAGTACAAGCTGATGGGCCTGGCGCCGTACGGGACACCCCGGTTCGCCGACGTCATCCGGCGAGAGCTGATCGACATCAAGGCAGACGGGTCCTTCCGCCTGAACATGAAGTACTTCGAGTACCTCAAGGGCGAGGTGATGACAGGGCCTGCCATGGAGAGGCTGTTCGGCATCCGTCGCCGGCTTCCCGAGGCGCAGCTGACCGAGGAGCAGTTCGACCTCGCCGCCTCGATCCAGCAGGTCACCGAGGAGGTGGTGCTCAAGCTCGGGCGCACCGCACGCCGGCTCACTGGCGAGAGCAGGTTGTGCCTGGCCGGTGGCGTGGCGCTGAACTGCGTCGCCAACGGCAAGCTGGCAGAGGCCGGCGTTTTCGACGAGATCTGGATCCAACCGGCCGCCGGAGACGCCGGCGGGGCCCTGGGCGCGGCGATGCTCACGGCGATCGAGCGAGGCGCCAGCCGGCCGCTGGACCCGGCCGGCCGGGACGCGATGTCGGGATCGCTGCTGGGACCGTCCTACTCCGACGAGCGCATCGCCTCGTTCCTGACCAGCCGGCACATCCCGTTCCAGCGTTACGAGGACGGCGAACTGGCCACCCGGACGGCGGAGTTGCTCGCCCAGGACAAGGTCATCGGCTGGTTCCAGGGACGGATGGAGTTCGGGCCCAGGGCGTTGGGCGCCCGGTCGATCCTCGGTGACGCCCGCAGTCCCGAGATGCAGTCCACCATGAACCTCAAGATCAAGTTCCGCGAGTCGTTCCGGCCCTTCGCGCCCGCGGTGCTCGCCGAGCGTGCCGGCGAGTACTTCGGCCTCACCCAGCCCAGCCCGTACATGCTGCTCGTGACCGGGATCCAGCCGCAGCAGCGGATCGCCGAGACCGGCGCCGTGGCCAACGGGCTGGACCGGCTCAAGCAGCACCGATCCACCGTGCCGGCCGTCACCCACGTCGACTACTCCGCCCGGGTGCAAACCGTCGAAGACGACGGGGTGAACCCGCCCTTCTTCCGATTGCTCAGCGAGTTCGACCGCATCACCGGCAGCCCCGTGCTGGTCAACACCTCCTTCAACGTCAGGGGTGAGCCGATCGTGAACACGCCGGAGGAGGCCTACACCTGCTTCATGCGCACGAACATCGACTACCTGGTGCTGGGCAATCACGTGCTGGCCAAGCAGGACCAGCCGGCCTGGTCAGAAGAAGTCGATTGGCGCGAGAGCCTTCCGCTCGACTGA
- a CDS encoding pyridoxal-phosphate dependent enzyme — translation MSRSGHGRYREPDPGVYEAIGPGAADRLGAALAEWDRAFEDARSDEAFTGALEPALRDFVGRPTPLTEAAALAGQAGTCRILLKREDLAHTGAAVATDVLIQGMLAQRMGRRRLVASTTSGRAGVAAAAVAARLGLDCTVHIGRCDEIAAGPQIAAMTMLGACVTVVGTGPGDRRQADRSAVSDWLCDVTDSQLLLVEPQPRFGAPLIAAEGGRLIARETSQQAAALTGRSPVAVASTAGRGCGQAFLRAFADQPATDLYSFGPLAGSAPEQDGRRCSDRLNRMQAGAVSHTRAMRAWALLGQCEGLIASIDSAFALAGALEAARAYQPDDALVVLLTGRGEQDIAQASEYFGLDR, via the coding sequence GTGAGTCGAAGCGGTCATGGCCGATACCGCGAGCCGGACCCCGGCGTCTATGAAGCCATCGGGCCGGGGGCAGCCGACCGGCTGGGCGCGGCATTGGCCGAATGGGACAGGGCATTCGAGGACGCGCGTTCGGATGAGGCCTTCACCGGCGCGCTGGAGCCGGCGCTGCGCGATTTCGTGGGCCGTCCCACGCCGCTCACCGAGGCGGCCGCCCTCGCCGGGCAGGCCGGAACCTGTCGGATCCTGCTCAAGCGTGAGGATCTGGCGCACACCGGCGCAGCGGTGGCGACCGACGTGCTGATCCAGGGCATGCTGGCGCAGCGGATGGGCCGCCGGCGCCTCGTCGCCAGCACCACCTCGGGCCGCGCAGGCGTTGCCGCGGCGGCAGTCGCGGCCCGGCTCGGGCTGGATTGCACCGTGCACATCGGACGTTGCGATGAGATCGCCGCGGGCCCCCAGATCGCTGCCATGACCATGTTGGGCGCCTGCGTGACCGTGGTCGGCACGGGTCCCGGCGATCGGCGCCAGGCAGACCGGAGCGCGGTCTCGGACTGGTTGTGCGACGTCACCGACAGCCAGTTGCTCCTGGTCGAGCCCCAACCGCGCTTCGGCGCGCCGTTGATAGCGGCAGAGGGCGGGCGGCTGATCGCGCGGGAGACCAGCCAGCAGGCAGCCGCCCTCACCGGCAGGTCACCGGTGGCGGTGGCAAGCACGGCCGGTCGCGGTTGCGGACAGGCGTTCCTACGCGCGTTCGCCGATCAGCCCGCCACCGACCTGTACAGCTTCGGCCCGCTCGCCGGCTCAGCGCCGGAGCAGGACGGCCGGCGTTGTTCGGACCGGCTCAACCGAATGCAGGCCGGCGCCGTCAGCCACACCCGCGCCATGCGGGCGTGGGCCCTGCTAGGCCAATGCGAAGGGCTCATCGCCTCCATCGACTCCGCGTTCGCCCTGGCGGGCGCGCTCGAGGCCGCTAGGGCCTACCAGCCTGATGACGCGCTTGTCGTGTTGCTGACCGGCCGCGGCGAGCAGGACATCGCGCAGGCCTCGGAATACTTCGGATTGGACAGGTGA
- a CDS encoding LysE family translocator, producing MIAMSSALGVFTIALGMVLTPGPNMMYLVSRSITQGRRAGVISLIGVAVGFLVYLVATNLGLTAVFVAVPDLYVAVRVLGSLYLGWLAWKALKPGGASVFAPKELAEDSPWRLFSMGLMTNLLNPKIAVMYLSLIPQFVRPAAGNVLAQGFILGGIQIVVALTVNFLIVLAAGTISVFLLRRPGWLRAQRLVMGSVLAALAVRLMFDNSKALPAS from the coding sequence ATGATCGCGATGTCATCAGCGCTAGGAGTTTTCACGATAGCTCTGGGCATGGTGCTCACTCCCGGGCCGAACATGATGTACCTGGTGTCGCGCAGCATCACCCAGGGCCGCCGGGCAGGGGTCATCTCCTTGATCGGGGTCGCGGTCGGATTCCTCGTGTACCTGGTCGCGACCAACCTCGGGCTGACTGCGGTCTTCGTCGCCGTTCCGGACCTGTACGTGGCAGTCCGGGTTCTGGGCTCGCTATACCTGGGATGGTTGGCGTGGAAGGCGCTCAAACCCGGGGGAGCGTCGGTGTTCGCGCCCAAGGAGCTGGCCGAGGACTCACCCTGGCGGCTCTTCTCGATGGGCTTGATGACCAACCTCCTCAATCCGAAGATCGCAGTCATGTACCTGTCGCTCATCCCGCAGTTCGTCAGGCCCGCGGCCGGCAACGTCCTGGCCCAGGGGTTCATCCTGGGCGGCATCCAGATCGTGGTGGCCCTGACGGTCAACTTCCTGATCGTGCTGGCGGCCGGCACGATCTCGGTGTTCCTGCTCCGGCGGCCCGGCTGGTTGCGGGCTCAGCGGCTGGTGATGGGCAGCGTCCTGGCTGCTCTGGCGGTGCGGTTGATGTTCGACAACAGCAAGGCGTTGCCGGCGTCGTAG
- a CDS encoding LacI family DNA-binding transcriptional regulator, with protein sequence MTSREVALAAGVSQSAVSLVISGKWRGRVSVETAERIKACAREMRYRPNLAARGLRTDQTGMVLAVLPALAIPTFSDIFVGVSSEAQQAGYSVVIAPTPSPVSNATLPVPGYLVDGVVVCRDALEVMDSLAHLPAVGIDTNPRSMSVTVNSDAAGGIRALCRMLAQRGHRRIGYLQVNQVGSWLMSTKHHAAAQVLSQESVELIVHSTSFELSKARIAARELLCRSDRPTAIICEDDNIAIAVYIEAAALDLRIPDDISVVGHDDLPIADALHPALTTLTVPSVALGSLAMLSLLSMLRGEAPSSQRLKVSLTERESVRTI encoded by the coding sequence GTGACCAGCCGGGAAGTGGCCCTAGCGGCCGGCGTCTCGCAGTCGGCCGTATCGTTGGTCATTTCCGGAAAATGGCGCGGCCGCGTGAGTGTGGAAACCGCGGAGCGGATAAAGGCCTGCGCTCGCGAGATGCGGTACCGGCCGAACCTGGCGGCCCGCGGCCTGCGCACCGATCAGACTGGAATGGTGCTGGCGGTCCTACCGGCTCTCGCCATTCCCACCTTCAGCGACATCTTCGTCGGAGTCAGCAGCGAGGCACAGCAGGCTGGGTACAGCGTGGTTATCGCGCCCACTCCCTCGCCGGTCTCCAATGCCACGCTTCCCGTGCCCGGTTACCTCGTCGACGGGGTCGTGGTGTGCCGCGACGCGCTGGAGGTCATGGATTCACTCGCGCATCTGCCGGCGGTGGGAATTGACACCAATCCCCGCTCGATGAGCGTCACCGTGAATTCCGACGCGGCGGGCGGCATACGTGCGTTGTGTCGAATGCTGGCACAGCGTGGCCACCGTCGGATCGGCTATCTACAAGTCAATCAAGTGGGCTCCTGGCTCATGTCGACAAAGCATCACGCGGCAGCCCAGGTGCTTTCTCAGGAATCGGTCGAATTGATTGTGCATTCGACCTCATTCGAATTGTCGAAAGCCCGTATAGCGGCTCGCGAACTGCTGTGCCGAAGCGATCGGCCCACCGCGATAATCTGCGAGGACGACAATATCGCGATTGCTGTCTACATCGAGGCGGCCGCGCTCGACCTCAGGATTCCCGACGACATATCGGTGGTCGGCCATGACGATCTGCCGATTGCCGACGCGCTGCATCCGGCGTTGACGACGCTGACCGTTCCGTCGGTGGCGCTGGGCTCGCTGGCCATGCTCTCGCTACTGAGCATGCTCAGGGGCGAGGCGCCCTCGTCGCAGCGGCTGAAGGTCAGCCTCACCGAACGCGAGTCGGTCCGCACGATCTGA
- a CDS encoding ABC transporter ATP-binding protein produces the protein MRLDGGVVRPDFESDPDAVLQLSQVTVRRGAKLLLDSVDWTVEEDERWAVLGPNGAGKTTLLQLAATTMHPTTGAVVVFGERLGAVDVFELRPRIGLSSAALAQRIPPGELVIDVVVSAGYAVIGRWREAYGRLDVRRARTLLNRFGVAELAERAYGTLSEGERKRVQIARAMMTDPELLLLDEPAAGMDLGGREDLLRRLARLAADPEAPAMVLVTHHVEEIPLGISHALLLGEGKVVAQGLIADVLTSANLSRAFGLDLVVECEDGRYFARAR, from the coding sequence GTGCGGTTGGATGGGGGCGTGGTGCGCCCCGATTTCGAATCAGACCCCGACGCCGTCCTGCAGCTGAGCCAGGTGACGGTTCGACGCGGCGCCAAGCTGCTGCTCGACTCCGTCGACTGGACGGTGGAAGAGGACGAGCGCTGGGCGGTGCTCGGGCCCAACGGCGCGGGCAAGACCACCCTGCTGCAGCTGGCAGCCACCACCATGCACCCCACCACCGGCGCCGTCGTGGTCTTCGGCGAGCGGCTGGGCGCGGTCGACGTCTTCGAGCTGCGCCCCCGGATCGGGCTGTCCTCGGCGGCGCTGGCCCAGCGGATCCCGCCGGGCGAGCTGGTGATCGACGTGGTCGTCTCGGCCGGCTACGCCGTGATCGGGCGCTGGCGCGAGGCCTACGGCCGCCTGGACGTCAGGCGGGCCCGGACGCTGCTGAACCGGTTCGGGGTCGCCGAGCTGGCCGAGCGGGCCTACGGCACGTTGAGCGAGGGCGAGCGCAAGCGGGTGCAGATCGCCCGGGCGATGATGACCGACCCGGAGCTGCTGCTGCTGGACGAGCCGGCCGCCGGCATGGACCTGGGGGGCCGGGAAGACCTGCTGCGCCGGTTGGCCAGGCTCGCCGCCGACCCGGAGGCCCCGGCGATGGTCCTGGTGACCCACCATGTCGAGGAGATCCCGCTGGGCATCAGCCACGCACTGCTGCTGGGCGAGGGGAAGGTCGTGGCTCAGGGGCTGATCGCCGACGTGCTGACCTCGGCGAACCTGTCCCGGGCCTTCGGCCTGGACCTCGTCGTCGAGTGCGAGGACGGTCGCTACTTCGCGCGAGCCCGCTGA